Proteins encoded within one genomic window of Fibrobacter sp. UWB16:
- a CDS encoding YicC/YloC family endoribonuclease: MSIISMTGFGKSESTLQGITCVIEVRSVNSRFLEISSKIPKNFAYLENDFKAQIKDKLVRGSVNFSITLGAGNAGNIPVCYNEAAVEKFVEITKAMQKKYGIAGDIKLEHVLAIPEVLQFTDGNGDNEVWEKHLKAELDKALDGVIAMREKEGANLAVDLTRRVIHLNEVIDKVEVLDPQRIETWKVKFRERINTLMKDSEIDEVRLLQEACIMADKLDIHEEITRFRSHNKLFLDALAKGGAQGKNLGFILQEMGREANTLGTKCQNADIAALAIELKNEIECIREQSMNVA, translated from the coding sequence AACAGCCGATTCCTCGAAATTTCGAGCAAAATTCCGAAGAACTTCGCCTATCTCGAAAACGACTTCAAGGCCCAAATTAAGGACAAGCTCGTTCGCGGTTCCGTGAACTTTTCGATTACGCTTGGTGCAGGCAATGCCGGGAACATTCCCGTTTGCTACAACGAAGCTGCCGTGGAAAAGTTCGTAGAAATCACGAAGGCGATGCAGAAGAAGTACGGCATTGCGGGCGACATCAAGCTCGAACATGTGCTTGCCATCCCCGAAGTTTTGCAGTTCACCGACGGCAACGGCGACAACGAAGTCTGGGAAAAGCACCTGAAGGCTGAACTCGACAAGGCTTTGGACGGCGTCATCGCCATGCGCGAAAAGGAAGGCGCAAACCTCGCCGTAGACCTCACCCGCCGTGTGATCCACCTGAACGAAGTCATCGACAAGGTCGAAGTCCTCGATCCACAGCGCATTGAAACGTGGAAGGTCAAGTTCCGCGAACGCATCAACACGCTCATGAAGGATTCCGAAATCGACGAAGTCCGCCTTTTACAAGAAGCCTGCATCATGGCCGACAAGCTCGACATCCACGAAGAGATCACGAGATTCAGGAGCCACAACAAGCTGTTCCTCGACGCGCTCGCCAAGGGTGGCGCCCAGGGCAAGAACCTCGGATTCATTCTCCAGGAAATGGGTCGTGAAGCGAATACGCTTGGCACCAAGTGCCAGAACGCCGACATCGCAGCACTTGCCATCGAGCTCAAGAACGAGATTGAGTGCATTAGAGAACAGTCCATGAATGTTGCGTAA
- a CDS encoding C25 family cysteine peptidase: MKSIIKKFQILLVACATVSSLASSVIEDSRKHFILDDEVLDSSRESCEDGSGKRFHPERVVYMDSVPFRHYRVALPSSEKPSVSVTNSKLVPLGSSPCKSTPAKVQSVSVSTPYIKDGVWVTDVLVPLYLKQGGSVALRKEFRLNVDFATASASGRNPGARALMHVVNKQAASQFGLASSRSVLRREASSEVDKVVQLVELVVGDKNIATFSEDGVYAIGFNAIRSALSKINRQELVYGIPIEKLCIFAASPDTLPDMGPGAKLRNPNQLFELPIKVVDQNSNGIFDDASSSRGDSIYFVGYGNAFWKRIDAEPYDAPRTSMSYFHSYSPYSYYQHFILGYKESGTGLRLETLEPPKSTPKTIDWYRYLRAEKDVYLRDTYYGMVQDWEHTTGKEWFWEWHARNEETVVPASKLGAQQPTVDLPGLIEGKAGYAAVSFFPYRSISGVESSISEYQSSGVFSTESYKNRMKHIHFKFDVNGETHSKTDGQEDIWYDGTLLPGGNFAMTFESFQKTGNQYELTILPNNYQYDRFDGYSVAYPWDPSSVSVDSAEWLLPGFVSGVIRIPVGEDENLNLMKFKNMEPVGLLKIANGVALDSIGYNDDVRYMLYRSSDRRKAISINAIPEPSKNVVQNLANISQKTEYLIITPEEFLAPAESLAVFRSSDKSASRFVTAVVAAENIYRHYTGGAASPIAIRNYIAYARSVCPDLRFVLLAGSGHYDYRGIDGHGKNYMPPFEKESSVTEDFFAVLDSGEVVRGAVAYDVDLAVGRLPVSSESEFANYVDKAKRYDQIGVFDHGEWKSTLLMAADDARNGTVADDAKHTEDQEELASLIDSVSNKLGFRMNLKKVYLLDYEYDAAGQKQEATNDFLNIMSQGALMTMYFGHGSKVAWASEGLLKPAYLPKLTNEKAFTILNSFSCTVGRFDEGDTKSMSEAFVLDPDVGAIAAIGASRETFESSNKIFARNFVSRAVLENGIYLGEAYMLAKDNVVKQSKNMTGDVYNSEHYVFVGEPVIRMPYATLKISLDNPVDSIQALDKMKLSGKVSGISSGSIALTLREGRIQKRLAMQNRLNDTINVKYDGPLIYSEVLPVKNGRFETEFVTPKKLNIGDSLAELRAWAYSSNDIAVGRYLDTNIVISGVSKYADSLNDKTPPVITIQSCNAGASSSFADGQLVKLWTPACLQVIVEDETALDYREQADEGITFEMVGLENPYHPAPFLEQASKRAVARKSMTTENYPPGNYVFRVRALDVLGNVAVKTINIEITESMQTGLSDVFNIPNPMGKKGTTFYFKDLAAGSGSVVTIFIYNQHGRLVKVIKDAKSGLTHWDGKDNYGRLLANGLYHYVVRSKAKVSVSDSKTKTQTWTKKQKLLISR, from the coding sequence GTGAAATCTATCATCAAAAAATTTCAGATTCTTCTTGTTGCCTGTGCAACTGTTTCTAGCTTGGCTTCTTCTGTCATAGAAGATTCCAGGAAACATTTTATTTTGGACGACGAGGTCTTGGATTCTTCCAGGGAGTCTTGTGAAGATGGCTCGGGAAAGCGTTTTCATCCCGAACGTGTCGTTTACATGGATTCTGTTCCGTTCCGCCATTATCGCGTGGCTTTGCCGTCGAGCGAAAAGCCTTCGGTTTCTGTGACGAACAGTAAGCTTGTTCCGCTTGGTTCTTCGCCTTGCAAGTCGACTCCTGCAAAGGTCCAGTCGGTATCTGTTTCGACTCCGTATATCAAAGATGGCGTGTGGGTGACCGATGTCCTTGTCCCGCTTTACTTAAAACAGGGCGGTTCTGTTGCGCTTCGCAAGGAATTCCGCCTGAATGTCGATTTTGCAACGGCTTCGGCTAGTGGCCGTAATCCTGGCGCACGTGCATTGATGCATGTGGTGAACAAGCAGGCTGCCTCCCAATTTGGTCTGGCTTCGTCCCGTTCCGTATTGCGCCGTGAAGCAAGTTCCGAAGTTGACAAAGTTGTCCAGTTGGTCGAACTGGTCGTGGGCGACAAGAATATTGCGACATTTAGCGAAGATGGCGTGTACGCCATTGGGTTCAATGCCATCCGTAGTGCGCTCAGCAAGATTAACCGTCAGGAGCTTGTGTATGGCATTCCTATAGAAAAGCTTTGCATTTTTGCGGCTTCTCCAGATACACTCCCTGACATGGGCCCTGGTGCAAAACTCCGCAACCCGAACCAGCTTTTTGAACTGCCTATCAAAGTTGTGGACCAGAACTCCAATGGTATTTTTGACGATGCCAGCTCTAGTCGTGGAGACTCCATCTATTTTGTGGGGTACGGCAACGCTTTCTGGAAACGTATCGATGCCGAACCGTATGATGCTCCTAGAACGAGCATGAGCTATTTCCATTCGTATTCGCCCTATTCCTACTATCAGCACTTTATTCTTGGGTATAAGGAATCTGGGACTGGCCTTCGCTTGGAAACTCTGGAACCGCCGAAGTCGACTCCGAAGACGATTGACTGGTATAGATATTTGCGTGCCGAAAAGGACGTGTACTTGCGCGACACCTATTATGGTATGGTGCAGGACTGGGAACATACGACTGGTAAGGAATGGTTCTGGGAATGGCACGCCCGAAACGAAGAAACTGTTGTGCCGGCAAGTAAGCTTGGCGCTCAGCAGCCAACCGTAGACTTGCCTGGTCTTATCGAAGGCAAGGCTGGCTACGCTGCCGTTTCGTTCTTCCCTTACAGGTCTATCAGTGGCGTGGAATCCAGTATTTCTGAATACCAGAGCTCGGGCGTTTTTTCTACGGAATCCTATAAGAATAGGATGAAGCATATTCATTTCAAGTTTGACGTTAATGGCGAAACGCATTCGAAGACCGATGGTCAAGAAGATATCTGGTATGATGGGACTCTTCTGCCGGGCGGCAACTTTGCGATGACGTTTGAGTCGTTCCAGAAGACGGGAAACCAATATGAACTGACTATCCTTCCCAATAATTATCAGTATGACCGCTTTGACGGGTATTCTGTCGCTTACCCCTGGGATCCGTCGTCTGTTTCAGTAGATTCTGCGGAATGGCTGTTGCCGGGTTTTGTTTCGGGCGTCATCCGCATTCCAGTGGGCGAGGATGAAAACTTGAACTTGATGAAGTTCAAGAACATGGAGCCTGTCGGTCTTTTGAAAATTGCAAATGGGGTAGCTCTTGATAGCATTGGCTATAACGATGATGTGCGTTATATGCTCTATCGCAGTAGCGACCGTCGCAAGGCTATTAGTATCAATGCCATTCCGGAGCCTTCTAAAAATGTGGTGCAGAATCTTGCCAATATATCGCAGAAGACGGAATACCTGATTATCACGCCCGAAGAATTTTTGGCACCCGCAGAGTCTTTGGCGGTATTCCGTTCGAGTGACAAGTCGGCAAGTCGATTTGTAACGGCGGTTGTCGCTGCTGAAAATATCTATAGGCATTACACAGGTGGCGCCGCTTCCCCGATTGCCATCAGAAACTATATCGCCTATGCTCGTAGCGTTTGCCCGGACTTGCGTTTTGTCTTGCTTGCGGGGTCGGGCCATTATGACTATCGTGGCATCGATGGACATGGCAAGAACTATATGCCGCCGTTTGAAAAGGAATCGTCGGTAACCGAAGACTTCTTTGCCGTGCTCGATTCTGGAGAGGTTGTTCGTGGCGCTGTTGCGTACGATGTTGATTTGGCTGTGGGACGCTTGCCTGTTTCGAGCGAAAGCGAATTTGCCAATTATGTCGATAAGGCCAAACGATACGATCAGATTGGTGTGTTTGACCATGGCGAATGGAAGTCTACGTTACTGATGGCGGCAGATGATGCCCGCAATGGTACTGTCGCTGACGATGCAAAGCATACTGAAGACCAGGAAGAACTTGCCTCCTTGATTGATTCCGTTTCGAACAAGCTTGGCTTTAGAATGAACTTGAAAAAGGTCTATCTGCTGGATTACGAGTATGATGCAGCAGGGCAGAAACAGGAAGCCACAAATGATTTCTTGAATATCATGAGTCAGGGCGCCTTGATGACCATGTACTTTGGTCATGGTTCTAAGGTGGCGTGGGCTTCGGAAGGCTTGCTGAAACCGGCATACTTGCCAAAGCTGACAAATGAAAAGGCTTTCACGATTTTGAATTCCTTCTCGTGTACGGTCGGACGTTTTGATGAAGGCGATACGAAATCCATGTCTGAAGCGTTTGTTCTGGACCCGGATGTCGGAGCTATTGCAGCAATTGGTGCCTCTCGTGAAACGTTTGAAAGTTCGAACAAGATTTTTGCTAGAAATTTTGTAAGCCGCGCTGTTCTTGAAAACGGTATTTATCTTGGTGAAGCCTACATGCTTGCCAAGGACAATGTGGTTAAGCAGAGTAAAAATATGACCGGCGATGTGTATAACTCGGAACACTATGTATTTGTCGGTGAACCTGTGATTCGCATGCCTTATGCTACGTTGAAAATTTCATTGGATAATCCGGTGGATTCCATTCAGGCTCTGGATAAAATGAAGTTGTCTGGAAAGGTGTCTGGAATTTCGTCGGGAAGTATCGCCTTGACCTTGAGAGAAGGCCGTATTCAAAAGCGCCTTGCAATGCAGAATCGCCTTAACGATACCATCAACGTCAAGTACGATGGACCGCTAATTTATTCGGAAGTTCTTCCTGTGAAGAATGGACGTTTCGAGACGGAATTTGTGACGCCGAAAAAACTGAATATCGGGGATTCTCTTGCTGAATTGCGTGCATGGGCATATTCTTCAAATGACATTGCCGTTGGTCGCTATCTCGATACGAATATTGTGATTTCGGGTGTCTCGAAATATGCCGATTCCTTGAATGACAAGACTCCACCTGTGATTACGATCCAATCGTGCAATGCGGGTGCTTCGTCATCCTTTGCCGATGGCCAGCTTGTCAAGCTTTGGACTCCAGCTTGCCTGCAAGTGATTGTCGAAGACGAAACTGCTCTGGATTATCGCGAACAGGCCGATGAAGGCATTACATTTGAAATGGTGGGGCTTGAAAATCCGTACCATCCTGCTCCGTTCCTGGAACAGGCATCTAAGCGTGCCGTTGCTCGCAAGTCGATGACGACCGAAAACTATCCTCCGGGAAATTACGTGTTCCGCGTCCGCGCTTTGGACGTCCTTGGAAATGTCGCTGTAAAGACTATCAATATCGAGATTACGGAATCGATGCAGACCGGACTTTCGGACGTGTTCAACATCCCGAATCCGATGGGCAAGAAGGGCACGACATTCTACTTCAAGGATCTCGCTGCCGGATCGGGCTCTGTAGTGACGATATTCATTTATAACCAGCATGGCCGTCTTGTCAAGGTTATCAAAGATGCCAAATCGGGCTTGACCCATTGGGATGGCAAGGATAATTACGGGCGCCTGCTCGCTAATGGATTGTACCACTATGTTGTTCGAAGCAAAGCTAAGGTCAGCGTTTCGGACTCTAAGACAAAAACTCAAACTTGGACTAAAAAACAAAAACTGTTGATTTCGAGGTAA
- a CDS encoding lamin tail domain-containing protein, protein MSPTFKKHVCRCAATTLTALALWNCSEDSHASDSDHAILLGETANVAFQLDYAETPLLDSIVLDCYGTDTIHLVHSAENNSFNLDLFPGEDWIFNAKLYANGTLMQQGEVTTSLEAGSAVNLKIPMHALIGFVYVKVPIGFGNPAGIKKGEMKLTSKGESFTFPMEFESDYVTFTSDELKLDREYHITISMEDKNGKAIFSLEDDFMLDENTPVPSFQIESLRSKIALAIDLAKDVNLQVSLTLPAMKRAPAVDDIVISEFFIWTSTKDTTQYSFVELYNGSTDTLILDKCTIGKTSNVSGSAEFETVSLPPNEILVVGNRDKANTAGIYKSVENMPAFVKNAGSLVLQCNGAVIDSLYYGKADSIHVSPLPVGTTSPTAPKSLQLNIGFWDKRAEPDSWCTDTPTPGMISACGN, encoded by the coding sequence ATGAGTCCTACTTTCAAAAAACACGTCTGCCGTTGTGCGGCTACAACACTCACCGCTCTTGCCTTGTGGAACTGCTCCGAAGATTCTCACGCAAGCGATTCAGACCACGCCATCTTGCTTGGCGAAACAGCCAATGTAGCATTCCAGCTCGATTACGCAGAAACACCCCTGCTTGACAGCATTGTTCTGGACTGCTATGGAACGGACACAATCCACCTTGTGCATTCTGCAGAAAACAATTCGTTCAATCTAGACCTTTTCCCTGGCGAAGACTGGATTTTCAACGCCAAGCTCTACGCAAACGGCACTCTGATGCAACAAGGAGAAGTCACGACCTCGCTAGAAGCGGGCTCTGCCGTGAATCTGAAAATTCCGATGCATGCGCTTATCGGCTTTGTCTACGTCAAAGTTCCCATTGGATTTGGAAACCCCGCCGGAATCAAGAAAGGCGAAATGAAACTCACAAGCAAAGGAGAATCGTTCACCTTCCCCATGGAATTTGAATCAGACTATGTCACCTTTACAAGTGACGAGCTCAAGCTCGACCGCGAATACCACATTACAATTTCGATGGAAGACAAAAACGGAAAGGCCATTTTCAGTTTGGAAGACGACTTTATGCTTGACGAAAACACGCCTGTACCAAGCTTTCAGATTGAATCGCTCCGCAGCAAGATTGCGCTCGCCATCGACCTTGCGAAAGACGTAAATCTGCAAGTGTCGCTCACGCTCCCCGCAATGAAACGCGCTCCAGCCGTAGACGACATTGTGATAAGCGAGTTTTTCATATGGACAAGTACAAAGGACACAACGCAATACAGCTTCGTTGAACTGTACAACGGCAGTACAGACACGCTCATTTTGGACAAATGCACAATCGGCAAAACATCAAACGTGAGCGGTTCTGCCGAATTCGAAACCGTTTCTTTGCCGCCAAACGAAATTCTCGTTGTAGGCAACCGCGACAAAGCAAATACGGCGGGCATCTACAAGTCCGTCGAAAACATGCCTGCATTCGTCAAAAACGCGGGTTCGCTTGTGCTGCAGTGCAATGGAGCCGTAATCGATTCGCTGTACTATGGCAAAGCCGATTCCATACACGTATCGCCGTTGCCTGTTGGCACCACCTCCCCTACAGCCCCGAAAAGCCTGCAACTGAATATCGGTTTTTGGGATAAACGAGCCGAGCCTGATTCCTGGTGCACGGACACGCCTACGCCGGGCATGATTTCCGCCTGCGGGAATTAA
- a CDS encoding peptide chain release factor-like protein: MHRDTYLKMNLDELLRACSLKGYQGSGPGGQHRNKTNTGVHLSLQQYNLEIKSSESRSAKENKIHALHRMQMALALNVREEPPAVEMKFPGSNGHIQPSNPQFPLFVAHVFDIMATKNGDTKAAAAAFGLSPSALVKILRQDKACAAKLQGNRVENGKSKLHL, encoded by the coding sequence ATGCATCGCGATACCTACCTGAAAATGAATCTTGATGAACTGTTACGCGCCTGCTCCCTGAAAGGTTATCAGGGCAGCGGGCCCGGTGGCCAGCATAGGAACAAGACCAATACCGGCGTTCATCTTTCGTTACAACAATATAATTTAGAAATCAAGTCTTCCGAAAGCAGAAGCGCAAAAGAGAACAAAATTCATGCCCTCCACCGCATGCAAATGGCGCTTGCATTGAATGTACGCGAAGAACCTCCCGCCGTCGAGATGAAATTTCCGGGTAGCAACGGACACATCCAGCCGAGCAATCCGCAGTTTCCGCTATTTGTGGCCCATGTCTTTGATATCATGGCGACCAAGAACGGGGATACGAAAGCGGCGGCCGCCGCATTCGGGCTTAGCCCGAGCGCGCTCGTGAAGATTTTACGGCAAGACAAAGCCTGCGCGGCCAAGTTGCAAGGAAATCGCGTCGAGAACGGGAAAAGCAAATTGCATTTGTAA